Below is a genomic region from Persicimonas caeni.
TCCCCGGCGCGCTTTTCAGCGCCAGGGGAAGTGCCTCGCGCTGTCTGCGAGGCGAAGGGGCCCCGACAGTAAGCAAGGGAGCGCAGGTCCTTACTCACCCAAACAACCCAGCATACATCTGATCTTCCGGCAACGCCGCCTGCTGCGCCTCCGAGAGCTCACGGATTCCTTTGTCGGCGACCTCCAGCAGCGCCAAGAGCTCTTTGTGCGAGAAGGTCGACTCCTCGCCGGTGCCCTGGATCTCGACGAACTCGCCCGAGCCGGTCATGACCACGTTCATGTCGACGTCGGCGGTGCTGTCCTCTTCGTAGGGCAGGTCGAGCAGGACCTGGTCGCCGAGCACGCCGGCCGAGATGGCGGCGACGTTCTCGCGAAGAGGCATCTCCTCGATGGCGCCGCGCTCGACGAGGCGGCCGCAGGCGAGGGCGAGGGCGACGAAGGCGCCGGTGATGGAGGCGGTGCGGGTGCCGCCGTCGGCCTGCAGGACGTCGCAGTCGAGCCAGATGGTGTGGCCGGGGAGTTTTTCGAGGTCGCATACGGCGCGCAGGCTGCGGCCGATGAGGCGCTGGATCTCTTTGGTGCGTCCGCCCACGCGGCGACGCTCGCGGCGAAAACGCGGCGCGGTCGAGCCGGGCAGCAGGGCGTACTCGGCGGTGACCCAGCCGCGCTCGGGCTCGGCGTCGCGCATCCAACGCGGCACGCTCTCCTCGACGCTGGCGGTGCACATCACCTTGGTTTTGCCCATGCTGATGAGCACCGATGCCTCGGGCATCTCGGTGAAGTCGGTCTGGATGGTCACGGGGCGAAGTTCGTCGAGGTCACGGCCGTCGAAGCGATCTGTCATGGGAGCTCCAGTTAAGAATGATTGATCAAAAAAGCTATTTGGGCCGACAAACTACAATTTGAGGGTCGAATTGGCCACCGCATCCGATGACACGACCCTCAAATTGTCGTCTGTCCGCCCAAATAGCGACTTGGCCACCGCATCCGATGACACGACCCTCAAATTGTAGTTTGTCCGCCCAAATAGGCGACAATTCTTGCAAGCAAGGCCAAGGCTTACTTCTTGGAGCGCTCGACCAGCTTGGCGTCGAAGTCCTCGACCGATTTGATCAGCGCTTTGACGACCTTTTCGCGGTGGTTCTTCTCGACGACCTTCTGGCCCTCTTTGGGGTGGGTCAAAAAGCCCGCCTCGACGACCACGGCGGGCATCAACGCCCCGCGCAGCACGCCGAAATTGGCCTGCTTGACGCCGCGGTTGGTCGACTCGAGCTTCTTGGCGAGGTTGTTCTGGATCGTCTCGGCCAGCAGCCCGCTCTCCTTGTGCTGACGCTCGCGATCGAGGTCACGCTTGAGCTCGACGAGCGCGTCGTTGTAGACGCCGTCCTTCTTGGTCCCGATCGGCGTCTCGATGCCCGACAC
It encodes:
- the rph gene encoding ribonuclease PH, with protein sequence MTDRFDGRDLDELRPVTIQTDFTEMPEASVLISMGKTKVMCTASVEESVPRWMRDAEPERGWVTAEYALLPGSTAPRFRRERRRVGGRTKEIQRLIGRSLRAVCDLEKLPGHTIWLDCDVLQADGGTRTASITGAFVALALACGRLVERGAIEEMPLRENVAAISAGVLGDQVLLDLPYEEDSTADVDMNVVMTGSGEFVEIQGTGEESTFSHKELLALLEVADKGIRELSEAQQAALPEDQMYAGLFG